Part of the Syntrophomonadaceae bacterium genome, TTTCGAGCGTCTGGTACAAATCATCGATGTGCTTGTTCTGGCAGAAGAAGTGGTGGCAAAAGTAAGTTTTATCAAGCCTTCTCCTGCTCAAAAAATAACGCCGAACGACCTTTATGATGTGGTTTACATTAAGGCAACAGGATTACCAGTAAAATTTGTGCCCATAGCGGATGAAGAAATTTTTATTAAATCACTTGCCAATATTCATTATCTTCCAGATATTGTTGCTCACTCACGGTCAATAAAAGTCTTCGCTCCCGCGCCTAATGAGGTGGTGGGGCGTAAGTTTAGTGTATCTGGAGTGGATAATACCAAGGAACTTAGCTACTGGCTGCTTGATGCCAACAAAAATGCATTGCTTTCCGGCTTAACAATGGGAGTGCAGGCTCCTGGCTTTACAAGAAATCCTGTTATAATAGAAGAACATCTGCTGGGGCCGAGATATTGGACATATTTTTCCTTTGACATAAAAGTGCCTGAAAATATAGTGGACGGCGCGGATTTAATTCTAGGATTTGGTACATATGAGGATGGGGTAGCTGATGGAGTGTTTGGAGAAGTTGAAGGCTTTAACATACCTTTGAAATTCGAATTAGATTGAGTGAACTTATCATACTTTCCGTATTGCATTTGCTTGCACATGTCTAGACCGTAGCGTTAAAATAATGACTGTTTCAATGGCGGAGCCCTTTAATTACTGTCGTTGGGATGGAGTTATAGCACAGACAGGCTTGACAGGAAGAAATATTTAGGATTTTCAATTACCGGAGCTCCCATCCCGCAGGACATCCGGAGCATCATATTTACTGCCGGGTATACCACCAAGGATAGAACCCAGCACAGTGGTCTGGGATTGTTCATAGTAAAACAGATCGTGAACCGCCACGGGGGGCAGTTAGACATGGTGGAACCAGAGGACTACCCGGGTGTCCAGTTCGTGATCTTCATACCTTGGAATAACTAAACTCAACTGGCGGTAAACGGCATAATAGCCTGTGCACCTAATATATCAGCCATTGATAAAGGCTGATTTTTTTTTCATGCACCGGAAAAGGACTTTCAAGCAAGAATCTTTACGAGTTGCGCGGGAATTCCTACGGGTTGCGCAGAGGCTATAGGAAAATCATGGGATAGTTGGTAAGATGAAGTAAAGAGGTGACGAAATATGCGGAGCATTTCAGTTCATAACCTGGCCTACAAACTTGGAGCATATGTAGCGTTAAAAACCCATCCTGACCGGGCTGAACTCCTGGGATACGGCACCGAAATCCTATTGGGTAGCAGATTTAAAAGAAAAAATAAGTAAGAAGAAAATATCTGAAATCCAGCTGCGCAGCCTAAATAATTTAGGTTATACTTATGAAGAAATAGCAGATATGGATATTGCAACGGTAGAAGCTCTTATTGGTGATGTAACTATTATGGCTGCTCCTCCGGGGTATGTTGGGCCAGTAACAGTATAAAAGGGGAGATGCTGAGATGAAAAAGATCTGTTATCTGCTGGTCTTTTTAATCCTGTTTGCATCAATGGGCTGTAAGGCATTAACCCCTCAGAAGCAGGGGGAAGAAAAGAAAATTAGTCCAGAAAAACCTGTAATATTTACAACAGAACATTTTATAACTGAAAAAATTGAATTCACAAGCCCTAATTTTAAACATTGGTATCTACGATGGTTTGACGATAAGACCATCGCGGTAATTATGCATAATCAGTCAATAGAGAATCCTCCGGTAGAATTAATCCAAAGAGTTTATGCCTATGACTTAGAAAATAAAAAACAAACCTTTATTTTTGAGGGGAAGTTTCCATTTGACTTTAATGTTAGACTTAAAAAATTAGCTAATGGAGATTTCCTTTTGCAGGGAAGCGTCATGGCTTTAGAAATAGAAAGCCAAACTTTTAAGCTAAAAAGAATTTTTCATTATCCCGATGGAGCCTACGCAGCAGATGTTTCACGCTGTCAAGAACAAATACTATATATAAAAGAGGAGGACGGATTATATTTACGTACAATAGCTTCTTCGAAAGACATAAAACTATATAGTGTTGAGGATGAAAGAATCCGGCCTGCAATGCCACAATGGTCTGATGATGAAAAAACTATCAATTATCTCCTGGTAAACATCGGTAGTTATAGTGAAAATAAATTTGTATTCCTAAATCCAATTACCGGAAAACAAAGTTCATTTAAGGTTAACCATGCTTATTTAGGCTGGTGGTTCCAGGATAATAAACGGTTTGTTACCGCTACTCCGGGAGCTTCCTTTGGTTTTGTGCCAAAAATTAAGGTTATTGACATCAGCAGCAATCAAGTACTAGAGTTTCAACCAACAGATGAGGTGGAAATATTATGTCCGCCCCATGGAGATGAAATATTATTTGAGCAAAAAGATTTAGATGTACCAGGAAGCAAGTTTCCCCTAAGTAAGCTTATGATATTAAATGTTTTAACTAACACGACTGAAATAGTGACGCCCGAATTTTTAAATCTTTCATCAAGTGTTTTTTCACCTTCAGGAAACAAGATTGCGTTCTTGGCTAATTTTATCTCAGAGAAAGACCTGAGCATTTATATCACCAAAAGAAAGGAGTAAGTCTTGGGGGGGGCAGATCTGTTTTTTTAAACATAGTGATATAGTAGGCCAGGTAAGTGCTAAATAAAGGTAATATTGATTCTACTGCGAGAACCCTAATTTATTAGAAAATCATGCATAAACATCCGTTCCCGGGCCAACTTATGCGCAAAAACCTCATTATTTTTATAAATATTCACTAAATATTACTTATTGCAGCAAAATCAATATTAGCTTTAGGAGAGTTGATAGATATGGGTCTAGGAAAAAACAGCGAATTTCTCCGCTGTTTATTCGAACTTAACACGCAATTCTTTACCCAAGGCGTGTGCAACCTTATTTAATAATTCGAGGCTTGGGTTATATTCACCACTTTCCAATCTTTATTTGTCCTTATTTCATTGTGATTCACCATTATTCACGTCCTTATATCGATAACCCTAGGGGGTATCTGTTTAGGCTTGCCGTTTTGTTTTCGGCTTATAATCGGTTACTCCCAAGTGCTTTTTTAGAGAAGTTTGCAGTAATTGAGAAAAGTTAACCTGTTTTTCCTCGGCCAAGTCATTGAGCCATTTAGGGATAGTTAGGGTCTTTTTCACGGCATGGTTTTCAATTACATTCCGGTAGAAGGGCATCCATGCCTCAATAAGCACAATAGCCTGATTAGTTTGAGGGTGTAACTTTATCACCGATGTAGGGTCCGGAATTTCGTCACCATCACGCTCCATGCCGTACAGATGAAGGGCCATGGCCTCCTGAGCATTCTTTAGTGCCTCTTCGGTAGTATCGGCACATGGAAGGCAGCCAGGTAAGTCGGGGAATTCAATCGAGATTCCGTCATCGGCATAATCAAAGATCGCGGGAAAGATGTATCTATCTTTTTGCATGCGGAAAACCTCTTTCAATAGTTATTTTGTTAATATGCGGCAGTAATACTTTGTAAAATCTTTTTACAGGGCTGAGACTTATCTTTCAATCTCTGCTTGCTTGAAGATACTTTTCACTGTATTAATTGGGATGGATGGGTCACCGTAACTTTACCTTTTTTGGTTTTGTGCTTGAACTGATATTGGTCACCTGCCGTCCCGACATGAAACCATCCATCGTATTCTAGTATTTTTATTATTGCGCGGGATGAGTACGATTTCATATTGTCACCCCTGAATTTATTATAATACGTATTTAAATACGTGTTAAATGTGCGAAAGGGTTGAACTAGTAGAGAGGGATGAACCTGTATTAGATCTCTGAACAGCTTTTGAATGTTTGAGGGTTTTTAAAATGGTTGATCTTGTAAAGCAGTTGCGTATTTTTATTGCGTCGCGTGTGGCTACTGTTAGAAAAAAATTTTTTTCTACAGTAGCTTGACCATATCCTTCGGTTTTCCCTCGGTTGACTATTTTGAGGCACTTTTGTATTATAGTGGCATGAAACACTATTTTTGGAGGAAGGTATCATGGTGTCTCTTCAACAATCCCAATACGAGGATAAAATCGCCGCCAGAAAGTTAATTTTGGAAAATGAATTAGCAAGAATAGTTTCGGTTTTAGTCAACAAGTATGAGCCTTTGAAGATAGTGTTATTTGGTTCCCTTGTCACTGGCGATATCCATGAATACAGCGATATTGATCTAGTAGTAATAAAAAATTCTCAAAAGGGATTTTACGAAAGATTGGAAGAAGTAGGTTTGCTCGTCATGTCCAGAAGAGGGGCTGATATCTTGGTTTATACGCCGGAAGAATTTGAAATTGTACAGGACCGTTTATTTTTTCAGGAAGAAGTTTTAAAGAAAGGTAAGGTGTTGTATGAAAGGCCCAAACAACTGGTTTGACTTTGCGGCTGACGATATTAAATCCGGGGAAATACTGCTGAGAGAAGGAATGTATAACATGGCCTGTTTTCATGCTCAACAGGCTGCTGAAAAGGCTCTTAAAGGATTCCTTGTTTTCACAAAGACATCTTCTCCAAGGATACATAACCTTCCTGAATTGTTGGATGAATGCAGCGCCATGAACGGTAAACGATGGAAAAAATCAGCGACAACAGTATACAACATTGGGTACCATTTCATCTGGTGCCCTAAGTACCGCAGAAAAATCCTCGCCGGGGAAGTGGCGGAACGCCTGAAAGCCTTGCTGCTCGAAAAAGCTAGCCAGATTCAGATGGAAATCGCACGGATGGAAATCATGCCGGATCATGTGCACTTGTTCGTCAAGGCAACGCCTGTCAACAGCCCGCATTTTATCGCACACCAACTGAAAGGCTACACATCCCGCATAATTCGAATCGAATTTCCCTGCATAAAAAGCCGCCTCCCCTCCCTCTGGACAAGATCGTATTATTGCGAATCGGTCGGCCACATTTCCGAAAAAACCGTCCGCAGGTACATCGAGGAGCAAAAGAACAGATGAAAACCTATTGCTTTAAGCTCTATCACTCCAAGCGAAACAAGAAACTGCACCGGCTGCTGAACATTGCCGGCAGTATCTATAATCATCTGATCGCGCTGCACAAACGGTATTATCGCCTCTACGGGAAAAGCCTGAATGTCAATAAACTGATGAAGCATATCACAAAACTGAAAAAATTAAAGCGTTTTGCATACTGGAATCTGCTGGGCTCTCAAGCGATACAGGATATTGCTCAGCGCATCGACAAGGGTTATAAACTGTTTTTCGGAAACCACAAGCGAGGCATTCGCTCGGCACCGCCTTCTTTCAAGAAAGTCCGGAAATATAAGTCGTTCACCCTGAAGCAGGCCGGGTACCACTTGCTTAACGGCAACAGAATCCGGATCATGGGACAAGAATACAAGTATTTTAAGTCCCGCGAGATCGAAGGGACAGTCAAAACCATAACCGTCAAACGGGATTTGCTGGGAGACATTTATATCTATTTGACTTGCGAAACAGATGAAGTCCTGGTCAAACCCAGATCGGGTAAAAGCGTCGGGTACGACTTCGGATTCAAAACGTTTCTCAAGAGCTCCAACGGAGCAGACATAATATCTCCCCTGTTTTTCAGGCAAGGAACAAGAAAAATCCGGGCATTGAGCAAATCATTGTCGCGCAAGAAAAAGGGCTCCCGGAACCGGGAAAAGGCGCGGATCAAGCTTGTCAGAGCGCACAAGATAATTGCTAGCCAGCGCAAAGATTTTCATTTTAAACTGGCCGGGGATTTAGCCAGTGGATATGCCCTGATTTGCATTGAGGATTTAAACATCAAAGCAATGCAAAGGCGTTGGGGCAGGAAAATATCCGACCTGGGTCACGGGCAGTTTATTGGCATCCTTGAGAGTCAATGCGCAAAAACCGGATCACTGGTGGTTAAAATCCCGAGATACTACCCTTCAAGCAAGTTGTGCTCCACCGCCGGTTGTGGACATAAACTTGATGAACTGCCACTTGATGTACGCGAGTGGACGTGTCCAAAGTGTGCAACGGTACACGACCGGGATCTGAACGCAGCCCGGAATATTTTAAGGGTGGGGGCATCCAACCCTTGGGGAGAAGGAGTAAGACCTGCTTCGGCGGGCGTCCTTTGATGAACCAGAATTCCACGAAATTATTCGTGGGAGTATGTCAAATATGTCAGTTAAAATGTGTTATAATATAGTCTATTAGAAGGGAGTTGATCAGTTTTGCGGGAAAAAGTGGAAGCTGCTTTGGAAAAAGTCCGCCCCTTCTTGCAGAGGGATGGCGGGGATGTTCAGTTAGTGGATGTAAGCGAAGACGGAATAGTGCAGGTACGATTGAAAGGGGCTTGCTCCGGTTGCCCAGGCGCGGCAATGACCCTGAAAATGGGCATTGAGCGGGTATTAAAAGAACAGGTGCCTGAAGTAAAAGAAGTTAAGGCTGTTCAATGAGCTAACATAACCCCCGGGGATTGCTAGACCCCGGGGGTTATTAATATAGATTTGCTGAGAAAAGAAATTCTTTTTTAAAATCCTCCGCCATACGAGAAACTGGTAGCGGGGCATTAGAGCGGGTAGCTGTCTATGATAATGAGCGGCAAACACTTGTTCCCGACAGCGGATGACGGGGTGCATTGGTTACACTTGTTTTAAAATCAACTTTTGGAGGTGAAAAAATTGCCTAGAAAGAAGAACCCGATCAGCCAGACTCGGGGGATCCTCTATGGTTTGGCAAAATTTTTGGGGGATATTTCAGCTGTCAGCAAGGGGCCGGAGGCTACGGCTAAAAGGCTTGGGCGGCGGGCTGCCGGCAAGGCCACCGGCAGGCTCCTTGGCCGTTTATTTAAGTGAGGTCGAGGCAGAAACAACAGGCAAACAACAAGAAATCTGTCGAGCTTGGAAGAATCCCCGGCAATTGTCAAACAGCTTAATTCTGATAAGGTCGGGAAAAGCGGCTGCCGCAGAGAAAGAGTTTTGCAAATGGAATAACAGTAGCTTTCTAGAGCAGGGATTGAATAAATTCCCTGCTTTTTTGCTGCCTATATTCCATAAGGAATCACATCATCGATGCTCAGTTCCCTCTTTGGTCTGGAGATACCTAAAAACTGCAGAATAGAACATATGTTCCCGACAGCCTTTGTCGGGGAGGCTATGTTAGCATCAAAGCGAACGGCTCATCCAAAGATATATCGTTATACCTAATAAAATGGGGACTAAGGCCTAAATCCTAAAGGATTTTGCCGGTTTTCGCAGAATCATGGGAAATAATGAGTTAAATGGTTTTTCACTGGCAATATTCTTTGTGTCGCCTCATTTTTACGGAGAATAGGGGGGACTTTGCTCAATGAATGTGTTTGAGTTGAACCGGAGTATTATCGCCGACTATTCCTCATAAATCCGTAGCTTTATTCAAATTCGCAACCCAGGGTTAATGAGTATGTCCAAGAGTGCCTGGAAGAGGATATTCTTTGGCCTGAACCGCTGATTCAGCTAAACCCATCCTTGTAAACGGTGAAGAAGACAAGTGGGAGGAAGCCGATGCGTGGTTCGATAGCCTGTCTCCTGATAAAAAGGATGCCATGAGAAGAAAATCGTGGGAGCGAATATTCGACAAGGACGATGCAGACAATGATTGGAAATTCGTACAGGCTACTTTCTGGGAATTACGAACTGAGCAAATAAAAGCGTCCGCAAATTTATCATAGACAGCTACCCGCTCTAATACCCCGCTTCTAAAGAAAGGGGACACACCTGCCAGTAATCAGGACGCAGGAAGCAGGAGGCAAGAGCCAGATGATTAGGCACTAAAAGCCGCTTATCCATCCTGCCTCTTGCTTCTTGCCTCTTGAATGGGACAGGAATGTCCCCAATTAAAGCGGTGGGATAAGAGCGGTTACGCTGCTATATTAACTGGCTCTAAGCTTCTGTGGGGGTAACAATCCCCCCTGAAGCCAAGACCCAGTTGAATGGACGGGGTGAGAGAGAGGAAATACGATGAAAAACGAGCGTATATACAAGATGAGATTTTCCAGCGTTTATCCTATGTATGTCAAAAAAGCAGAGAAAAAGGGTCGCACAAAAGAAGAAGTCGACACAGTTATTTGCTGGCTGACAGGATATGACGGGCCGGGCTTGCAGGCGCAAATCAAGAAAGAGGTTGATTTCGAGACGTTCTTTGCCGAAGCCCCGCAAATCAACCCAAATGCCACCAAAATCACGGGAGTAGTCTGCGGCGTTCGCGTTGAGGAAATCGACGACCCGCTAATACAGAAGATTCGCTGGCTGGATAAGTTGGTGGATGAACTGGCGAAGGGCAAGGCGACGGATAAGGTATTAAGGATTTGATGAAATCGAATGCAAACAAAAATTATCGGCGATATAGCCGTTGTAAATAGCGAAACGCCGCTCATCACCGACGCACAGTCCGCGCTTGACTTGATTGCGTCTATCGGCTACGAGCATAACGTAACGAAAATAGCAATCAGCAAAGCTGCCATCAGCGAAGACTTCTTCCGTTTGTCCACAGGCTTTGCGGGCGAGGTCGTGCAGAAGTTTGTCAACTACGGTTATCGGCTTGCCATCATCGGCGACTTTTCAGGCTACACGAGCAAGCCGCTACACGACTACATCTACGAGTGCAACAACGGCAAGCACCTAAGTTTTGTCACTGACGAGGGTGAGGCCGTGCGAAAACTGGGAGTATCCAATGGTTAAGTACAGCAAAACATAACTGAAAGAAGCCATGGTCGCCTTGACCGACGGTAAAGAACTGGGCGCTTCACAGCAGACGCTCCTCGACAGCGCGTTTGGCATTACGGATCGCGCTTTGATTGATAGTAGGGAGATGAATGATAATGCCGATTGATTATAAGAAAACCGAAAAAGAGTTATATCAGCCCAAGACCACCCGTCCATCATTGATGTGCTGGAAATGTTTTTCATCGCCATTGACGGTAAAGGCGACCTGAACACAAGCGAGGAATTCCTGTTTTCATGACAATTGGTCCAATAAGCCCCT contains:
- a CDS encoding type II toxin-antitoxin system HicB family antitoxin, encoding MQKDRYIFPAIFDYADDGISIEFPDLPGCLPCADTTEEALKNAQEAMALHLYGMERDGDEIPDPTSVIKLHPQTNQAIVLIEAWMPFYRNVIENHAVKKTLTIPKWLNDLAEEKQVNFSQLLQTSLKKHLGVTDYKPKTKRQA
- a CDS encoding nucleotidyltransferase domain-containing protein; protein product: MVSLQQSQYEDKIAARKLILENELARIVSVLVNKYEPLKIVLFGSLVTGDIHEYSDIDLVVIKNSQKGFYERLEEVGLLVMSRRGADILVYTPEEFEIVQDRLFFQEEVLKKGKVLYERPKQLV
- the tnpA gene encoding IS200/IS605 family transposase gives rise to the protein MKGPNNWFDFAADDIKSGEILLREGMYNMACFHAQQAAEKALKGFLVFTKTSSPRIHNLPELLDECSAMNGKRWKKSATTVYNIGYHFIWCPKYRRKILAGEVAERLKALLLEKASQIQMEIARMEIMPDHVHLFVKATPVNSPHFIAHQLKGYTSRIIRIEFPCIKSRLPSLWTRSYYCESVGHISEKTVRRYIEEQKNR
- a CDS encoding NifU family protein, which codes for MREKVEAALEKVRPFLQRDGGDVQLVDVSEDGIVQVRLKGACSGCPGAAMTLKMGIERVLKEQVPEVKEVKAVQ
- a CDS encoding DUF3841 domain-containing protein, with amino-acid sequence MLVNGEEDKWEEADAWFDSLSPDKKDAMRRKSWERIFDKDDADNDWKFVQATFWELRTEQIKASANLS
- a CDS encoding DUF4180 domain-containing protein — encoded protein: MQTKIIGDIAVVNSETPLITDAQSALDLIASIGYEHNVTKIAISKAAISEDFFRLSTGFAGEVVQKFVNYGYRLAIIGDFSGYTSKPLHDYIYECNNGKHLSFVTDEGEAVRKLGVSNG
- a CDS encoding HAMP domain-containing histidine kinase, with product MSLGWSYSTDRLDRKKYLGFSITGAPIPQDIRSIIFTAGYTTKDRTQHSGLGLFIVKQIVNRHGGQLDMVEPEDYPGVQFVIFIPWNN
- a CDS encoding DUF2200 domain-containing protein translates to MKNERIYKMRFSSVYPMYVKKAEKKGRTKEEVDTVICWLTGYDGPGLQAQIKKEVDFETFFAEAPQINPNATKITGVVCGVRVEEIDDPLIQKIRWLDKLVDELAKGKATDKVLRI
- a CDS encoding transposase, which produces MKTYCFKLYHSKRNKKLHRLLNIAGSIYNHLIALHKRYYRLYGKSLNVNKLMKHITKLKKLKRFAYWNLLGSQAIQDIAQRIDKGYKLFFGNHKRGIRSAPPSFKKVRKYKSFTLKQAGYHLLNGNRIRIMGQEYKYFKSREIEGTVKTITVKRDLLGDIYIYLTCETDEVLVKPRSGKSVGYDFGFKTFLKSSNGADIISPLFFRQGTRKIRALSKSLSRKKKGSRNREKARIKLVRAHKIIASQRKDFHFKLAGDLASGYALICIEDLNIKAMQRRWGRKISDLGHGQFIGILESQCAKTGSLVVKIPRYYPSSKLCSTAGCGHKLDELPLDVREWTCPKCATVHDRDLNAARNILRVGASNPWGEGVRPASAGVL